One Alnus glutinosa chromosome 3, dhAlnGlut1.1, whole genome shotgun sequence genomic region harbors:
- the LOC133864086 gene encoding pleiotropic drug resistance protein 1-like isoform X2 has translation MDGVDHYKASGSLRGSLRLGGSSVWRNNAMEVFSRSSREEDDEEALRWAALEKLPTFDRLRKGILTTSKGEASEIDIHNLGSEERKKLLESLIKVTEEDNEKFLLKIRDRIDRVGIDLPAIEVRFEHLNIEAEVHVGGRALPSFFNFIIGILEGGLSVLHILPNKKKQLNILKDVSGIIKPRRMTLLLGPPSSGKTTLLLAMAGKLDPALKCSGTVTYNGHGMNEFVPQRTAAYISQYDLHIGEMTVRETLAFSARCQGVGSRYDMLAELSRREKEANIKPDPNIDVYMKASTTEGQEADVVTDYILKVLGLEVCADTLVGDEMLRGISGGQRKRVTTGEMMVGPAKALFMDEISTGLDSSTTFQIVNSLRQYVHILDGTAVISLLQPAPETYDLFDDIILLSDGYVVYQGPREHVLEFFESMGFKCPDRKGVADFLQEVTSRKDQEQYWARKDEPYSFVVVQEFAEAFQSFREGRRIGDELAAPYDKRKSHPAALTTKKYGVGKKELFKASFSREYLLMKRNSFVYIFKLVQVDLNFIFLVPLIFFKQDFDYCSFLCFQLAVMAVIAMTLFLRTEMPRETVTDGTVYTGALFYTVIMIMFNGMAELSMTIVKLPVFYKQRDLLFYPSWVYALPTWVLKIPVAFFEVGVWVFMAYYVMGFDPSVGRLFKQYLLLLLINQMASGLFRFIAALGRNMIVANTFGTFALLLLFALGGFILSRDDIKKWWIWGYWISPLMYGTNAMVINEFLGNNWKQLGNTTEPLGVRVLKSRNFFTEARWYWIGIGATVGFILVFNIFFTVALAFLNPFGKSQTVKSDEPESNEQGQNTGEGIQLTQRGNNSSHQGSSSVRAEAAVEGSHNGKRGMVLPFDQHSITFDDVIYSVDMPQEMKSQGVVEDKLVLLKGVSGAFRPGVLTALMGVSGAGKTTLMDVLAGRKTGGYIDGNITISGYPKNQETFARISGYCEQNDIHSPHVTVYESLLYSAWLRLSSEVDSDTRKMFIEEVMELVELKPLRHALVGLPGVNGLSTEQRKRLTIAVELVANPSIIFMDEPTSGLDARAAAIVMRTVRNTVDTGRTVVCTIHQPSIDIFEAFDELFLMKRGGQEIYVGPLGRHSSHLIKYFESVDGVKKIKDGYNPATWMLEVTTSGEEMALGVDFTTVYRNSDLYRRNKALIKELSKPAPGSNDLYFATQYSQSFFTQCMACLWKLRWSYWRNPPYTAVRFVFTVFIALTFGTMFWDLGSKFNKQQDVFNAMGSIYAAVLFLGIQNSSSVQPVVAVERTVFYRERAAGMYSALPYAFAQVAIEIPYVFCQAAVYGIIVYSMIGFEWTAAKFFWYLFFMYFTLLYFTFYGMMSVAMTPNHHIAAITSSAFYGLWNLFSGFMIPRPRIPIWWRWYYWACPVAWTLYGLFVSQFGDIKDVIEDTGDTVEGFVKNYFGFERDFLGVVAGVVVAWTVLFAFIFAFAIKAFNFQRR, from the exons ATGGACGGCGTTGATCATTACAAGGCCAGTGGTAGTTTGCGAGGCAGTTTACGATTAGGCGGTTCGTCGGTGTGGAGGAACAATGCTATGGAAGTTTTCTCGAGGTCTTCACGAGAAGAGGATGACGAAGAAGCTCTCAGGTGGGCTGCCCTTGAAAAGCTTCCCACTTTTGATCGTCTAAGAAAAGGTATACTAACTACGTCAAAAGGTGAAGCCAGTGAAATCGATATACATAATCTTGGATctgaagaaaggaagaaattgcTCGAGAGTTTGATCAAAGTAACCGAAGAGGATAATGAGAAGTTTTTGTTGAAGATCAGGGATCGGATTGATAG AGTTGGAATTGATCTTCCAGCAATTGAAGTCCGATTTGAGCACCTAAACATTGAAGCAGAAGTTCATGTAGGAGGCAGAGCCTTGCCTTCCTTCTTTAACTTCATTATAGGCATCCTAGAG GGGGGTTTGAGCGTTCTTCACATTCTTCCGAATAAAAAGAAGCAGTTAAATATCCTTAAAGATGTTAGTGGAATCATCAAGCCTCGCAG GATGACATTACTATTGGGTCCTCCAAGTTCTGGGAAGACAACACTCTTACTGGCTATGGCTGGAAAGCTTGACCCGGCTCTAAAG TGTTCAGGGACGGTGACTTATAATGGCCACGGCATGAATGAATTTGTACCCCAGAGAACTGCTGCCTATATCAGTCAATATGATCTCCATATTGGGGAAATGACTGTAAGGGAAACCTTGGCCTTCTCTGCCAGGTGCCAAGGGGTTGGATCACGCTATG ATATGTTAGCAGAGTTGTCCAGAAGAGAAAAGGAGGCAAATATCAAGCCTGATCCAAATATCGATGTCTACATGAAG GCATCAACAACAGAAGGCCAGGAGGCGGACGTGGTGACAGATTATATATTAAAG GTTTTGGGTTTAGAAGTGTGTGCTGATACCTTGGTGGGAGATGAAATGTTGAGGGGTATCTCAGGTGGACAAAGAAAGCGTGTTACAACAG GGGAGATGATGGTTGGACCAGCAAAGGCACTGTTTATGGATGAAATATCTACTGGATTGGACAGCTCGACAACTTTCCAGATTGTGAATTCGCTCAGGCAATATGTTCACATTCTTGACGGAACGGCAGTAATCTCTCTACTGCAGCCAGCTCCAGAGACTTACGATCTTTTTGATGACATTATTCTCCTCTCAGATGGCTACGTTGTCTACCAGGGGCCCCGTGAAcatgttcttgagttttttgaAAGCATGGGCTTTAAATGTCCAGATAGGAAAGGTGTGGCTGACTTCCTGCAAGAG GTGACATCGAGGAAAGATCAGGAGCAGTATTGGGCACGCAAAGATGAGCCTTACAGTTTTGTGGTGGTCCAGGAATTTGCTGAGGCATTCCAATCATTCCGTGAGGGAAGGAGAATAGGAGATGAACTTGCAGCTCCATATGATAAGAGAAAAAGCCACCCAGCTGCTTTGACAACCAAGAAGTATGGTGTTGGTAAGAAGGAGCTGTTTAAAGCTTCCTTCTCAAGAGAATACTTGCTGATGAAGAGGAATTCGTTTGTTTACATCTTCAAGCTTGTACAGGTAGATTTAAACTTTATTTTCCTGGttcctttaattttctttaaacaGGATTTTGATTATTGTTCTTTTCTCTGCTTTCAGCTTGCAGTAATGGCAGTGATTGCAATGACACTTTTCCTACGGACTGAGATGCCTCGTGAAACAGTAACAGATGGAACAGTTTACACGGGTGCTTTGTTCTATACTGtgattatgattatgtttaatGGGATGGCAGAGCTGTCTATGACGATTGTAAAGCTTCCTGTTTTTTACAAGCAAAGAGACCTCCTCTTCTATCCTTCATGGGTATACGCTCTTCCTACCTGGGTCCTCAAAATCCCGGTAGCGTTCTTTGAAGTTGGTGTTTGGGTATTCATGGCATATTATGTGATGGGTTTTGATCCTAGCGTTGGAAG GTTGTTCAAGCAATACCTTCTGCTATTACTTATAAACCAAATGGCCTCTGGATTATTCCGATTTATTGCAGCACTGGGTAGGAATATGATTGTTGCTAACACCTTCGGGACATTTGCGCTGCTCTTGCTTTTTGCATTGGGTGGTTTTATCCTCTCCAGAG ATGATATAAAGAAATGGTGGATATGGGGCTACTGGATATCGCCTTTGATGTACGGGACAAATGCAATGGTGATTAACGAGTTCCTGGGGAACAATTGGAAACAA CTTGGAAACACAACGGAACCCCTGGGAGTTAGAGTATTGAAGTCGCGCAATTTCTTTACCGAAGCACGTTGGTATTGGATAGGCATAGGGGCAACAGTTGGATTCATCCTAgttttcaacatctttttcaCAGTGGCTCTTGCTTTTCTTAACC CATTTGGGAAGTCACAGACTGTAAAGTCAGATGAACCAGAAAGCAATGAACAAGGGCAGAATACCGGAGAAGGCATACAGTTAACACAAAGAGGAAACAACTCAAGTCATCAGGGGTCCTCATCTGTAAGAGCAGAAGCTGCTGTTGAGGGCAGTCATAATGGGAAAAGAGGAATGGTTCTTCCTTTTGATCAACATTCAATAACCTTTGATGACGTAATATATTCCGTTGACATGCCACAG GAAATGAAGAGCCAGGGTGTTGTTGAGGATAAATTGGTGCTTCTGAAGGGTGTGAGTGGTGCTTTCAGGCCAGGCGTTCTCACAGCTCTGATGGGTGTTAGTGGTGCTGGTAAAACAACTCTGATGGATGTGCTGGCCGGTAGGAAAACTGGTGGATATATTGATGGGAACATCACAATTTCAGGGTACCCAAAGAATCAAGAAACATTTGCTCGAATTTCAGGGTACTGTGAGCAAAATGACATTCATTCTCCTCATGTTACTGTGTATGAGTCCTTGCTCTACTCAGCATGGCTCCGCTTATCCTCTGAAGTTGATTCAGACACCAGAAAG ATGTTCATCGAGGAAGTCATGGAGCTTGTGGAGCTAAAGCCATTGAGGCATGCACTAGTTGGGTTGCCTGGTGTGAATGGTCTCTCTACCGAGCAGCGCAAGAGGCTCACTATTGCAGTTGAGCTTGTGGCAAACCCCTCCATAATATTCATGGATGAGCCAACTTCGGGTCTAGATGCAAGAGCTGCTGCTATTGTTATGAGAACAGTGAGGAACACAGTGGACACTGGAAGAACAGTTGTGTGTACCATCCATCAGCCAAGCATTGACATATTTGAAGCTTTTGATGAG CTTTTCCTAATGAAGCGTGGAGGACAAGAGATATATGTTGGGCCATTGGGTCGCCACTCTTCCCATCTTATCAAGTATTTCGAG AGTGTTGACGGagtcaaaaaaattaaagatggcTATAATCCAGCAACTTGGATGTTGGAAGTTACAACTTCTGGGGAAGAGATGGCTTTAGGTGTTGATTTTACTACTGTGTATAGGAACTCAGATCTATACAG GAGGAACAAAGCACTGATTAAAGAGTTGAGCAAGCCTGCTCCTGGTTCAAACGACCTCTACTTCGCAACTCAATATTCACAGTCATTTTTCACTCAATGCATGGCTTGCTTATGGAAACTACGCTGGTCCTATTGGCGCAACCCACCGTACACTGCCGTAAGATTTGTCTTCACAGTTTTCATAGCCCTGACATTTGGGACAATGTTCTGGGACCTTGGCTCCAAGTT CAACAAGCAACAAGATGTGTTTAATGCGATGGGTTCCATATATGCTGCTGTTCTCTTCCTGGGCATCCAAAATTCTTCATCCGTGCAGCCTGTTGTGGCTGTTGAACGAACTGTCTTCTACAGAGAAAGAGCTGCTGGAATGTATTCAGCCTTGCCATATGCATTTGCACAG GTCGCAATTGAGATCCCATATGTCTTTTGCCAAGCTGCTGTGTATGGCATCATAGTTTATTCTATGATTGGATTTGAATGGACCGCTGCCAAATTCTTTTGGTATCTATTTTTCATGTACTTCACATTGCTCTACTTCACCTTTTACGGCATGATGAGTGTGGCTATGACACCAAACCACCATATTGCCGCCATAACATCCTCTGCGTTTTATGGATTATGGAACCTATTTTCAGGATTCATGATCCCAAGACCT AGGATTCCTATATGGTGGAGATGGTACTACTGGGCATGTCCTGTTGCTTGGACCTTGTATGGTTTGTTTGTTTCGCAATTTGGAGATATAAAGGATGTCATTGAGGACACCGGTGACACAGTGGAAGGTTTTGTGAAAAACTACTTTGGATTTGAACGTGATTTTCTGGGAGTGGTGGCGGGTGTGGTTGTCGCCTGGACGGTGCTCTTTGCATTTATCTTCGCCTTTGCCATCAAGGCGTTTAATTTCCAAAGGCGatag
- the LOC133864086 gene encoding pleiotropic drug resistance protein 1-like isoform X1 — MDGVDHYKASGSLRGSLRLGGSSVWRNNAMEVFSRSSREEDDEEALRWAALEKLPTFDRLRKGILTTSKGEASEIDIHNLGSEERKKLLESLIKVTEEDNEKFLLKIRDRIDRVGIDLPAIEVRFEHLNIEAEVHVGGRALPSFFNFIIGILEGGLSVLHILPNKKKQLNILKDVSGIIKPRRMTLLLGPPSSGKTTLLLAMAGKLDPALKCSGTVTYNGHGMNEFVPQRTAAYISQYDLHIGEMTVRETLAFSARCQGVGSRYDMLAELSRREKEANIKPDPNIDVYMKASTTEGQEADVVTDYILKVLGLEVCADTLVGDEMLRGISGGQRKRVTTGEMMVGPAKALFMDEISTGLDSSTTFQIVNSLRQYVHILDGTAVISLLQPAPETYDLFDDIILLSDGYVVYQGPREHVLEFFESMGFKCPDRKGVADFLQEVTSRKDQEQYWARKDEPYSFVVVQEFAEAFQSFREGRRIGDELAAPYDKRKSHPAALTTKKYGVGKKELFKASFSREYLLMKRNSFVYIFKLVQLAVMAVIAMTLFLRTEMPRETVTDGTVYTGALFYTVIMIMFNGMAELSMTIVKLPVFYKQRDLLFYPSWVYALPTWVLKIPVAFFEVGVWVFMAYYVMGFDPSVGRLFKQYLLLLLINQMASGLFRFIAALGRNMIVANTFGTFALLLLFALGGFILSRDDIKKWWIWGYWISPLMYGTNAMVINEFLGNNWKQLGNTTEPLGVRVLKSRNFFTEARWYWIGIGATVGFILVFNIFFTVALAFLNPFGKSQTVKSDEPESNEQGQNTGEGIQLTQRGNNSSHQGSSSVRAEAAVEGSHNGKRGMVLPFDQHSITFDDVIYSVDMPQEMKSQGVVEDKLVLLKGVSGAFRPGVLTALMGVSGAGKTTLMDVLAGRKTGGYIDGNITISGYPKNQETFARISGYCEQNDIHSPHVTVYESLLYSAWLRLSSEVDSDTRKMFIEEVMELVELKPLRHALVGLPGVNGLSTEQRKRLTIAVELVANPSIIFMDEPTSGLDARAAAIVMRTVRNTVDTGRTVVCTIHQPSIDIFEAFDELFLMKRGGQEIYVGPLGRHSSHLIKYFESVDGVKKIKDGYNPATWMLEVTTSGEEMALGVDFTTVYRNSDLYRRNKALIKELSKPAPGSNDLYFATQYSQSFFTQCMACLWKLRWSYWRNPPYTAVRFVFTVFIALTFGTMFWDLGSKFNKQQDVFNAMGSIYAAVLFLGIQNSSSVQPVVAVERTVFYRERAAGMYSALPYAFAQVAIEIPYVFCQAAVYGIIVYSMIGFEWTAAKFFWYLFFMYFTLLYFTFYGMMSVAMTPNHHIAAITSSAFYGLWNLFSGFMIPRPRIPIWWRWYYWACPVAWTLYGLFVSQFGDIKDVIEDTGDTVEGFVKNYFGFERDFLGVVAGVVVAWTVLFAFIFAFAIKAFNFQRR; from the exons ATGGACGGCGTTGATCATTACAAGGCCAGTGGTAGTTTGCGAGGCAGTTTACGATTAGGCGGTTCGTCGGTGTGGAGGAACAATGCTATGGAAGTTTTCTCGAGGTCTTCACGAGAAGAGGATGACGAAGAAGCTCTCAGGTGGGCTGCCCTTGAAAAGCTTCCCACTTTTGATCGTCTAAGAAAAGGTATACTAACTACGTCAAAAGGTGAAGCCAGTGAAATCGATATACATAATCTTGGATctgaagaaaggaagaaattgcTCGAGAGTTTGATCAAAGTAACCGAAGAGGATAATGAGAAGTTTTTGTTGAAGATCAGGGATCGGATTGATAG AGTTGGAATTGATCTTCCAGCAATTGAAGTCCGATTTGAGCACCTAAACATTGAAGCAGAAGTTCATGTAGGAGGCAGAGCCTTGCCTTCCTTCTTTAACTTCATTATAGGCATCCTAGAG GGGGGTTTGAGCGTTCTTCACATTCTTCCGAATAAAAAGAAGCAGTTAAATATCCTTAAAGATGTTAGTGGAATCATCAAGCCTCGCAG GATGACATTACTATTGGGTCCTCCAAGTTCTGGGAAGACAACACTCTTACTGGCTATGGCTGGAAAGCTTGACCCGGCTCTAAAG TGTTCAGGGACGGTGACTTATAATGGCCACGGCATGAATGAATTTGTACCCCAGAGAACTGCTGCCTATATCAGTCAATATGATCTCCATATTGGGGAAATGACTGTAAGGGAAACCTTGGCCTTCTCTGCCAGGTGCCAAGGGGTTGGATCACGCTATG ATATGTTAGCAGAGTTGTCCAGAAGAGAAAAGGAGGCAAATATCAAGCCTGATCCAAATATCGATGTCTACATGAAG GCATCAACAACAGAAGGCCAGGAGGCGGACGTGGTGACAGATTATATATTAAAG GTTTTGGGTTTAGAAGTGTGTGCTGATACCTTGGTGGGAGATGAAATGTTGAGGGGTATCTCAGGTGGACAAAGAAAGCGTGTTACAACAG GGGAGATGATGGTTGGACCAGCAAAGGCACTGTTTATGGATGAAATATCTACTGGATTGGACAGCTCGACAACTTTCCAGATTGTGAATTCGCTCAGGCAATATGTTCACATTCTTGACGGAACGGCAGTAATCTCTCTACTGCAGCCAGCTCCAGAGACTTACGATCTTTTTGATGACATTATTCTCCTCTCAGATGGCTACGTTGTCTACCAGGGGCCCCGTGAAcatgttcttgagttttttgaAAGCATGGGCTTTAAATGTCCAGATAGGAAAGGTGTGGCTGACTTCCTGCAAGAG GTGACATCGAGGAAAGATCAGGAGCAGTATTGGGCACGCAAAGATGAGCCTTACAGTTTTGTGGTGGTCCAGGAATTTGCTGAGGCATTCCAATCATTCCGTGAGGGAAGGAGAATAGGAGATGAACTTGCAGCTCCATATGATAAGAGAAAAAGCCACCCAGCTGCTTTGACAACCAAGAAGTATGGTGTTGGTAAGAAGGAGCTGTTTAAAGCTTCCTTCTCAAGAGAATACTTGCTGATGAAGAGGAATTCGTTTGTTTACATCTTCAAGCTTGTACAG CTTGCAGTAATGGCAGTGATTGCAATGACACTTTTCCTACGGACTGAGATGCCTCGTGAAACAGTAACAGATGGAACAGTTTACACGGGTGCTTTGTTCTATACTGtgattatgattatgtttaatGGGATGGCAGAGCTGTCTATGACGATTGTAAAGCTTCCTGTTTTTTACAAGCAAAGAGACCTCCTCTTCTATCCTTCATGGGTATACGCTCTTCCTACCTGGGTCCTCAAAATCCCGGTAGCGTTCTTTGAAGTTGGTGTTTGGGTATTCATGGCATATTATGTGATGGGTTTTGATCCTAGCGTTGGAAG GTTGTTCAAGCAATACCTTCTGCTATTACTTATAAACCAAATGGCCTCTGGATTATTCCGATTTATTGCAGCACTGGGTAGGAATATGATTGTTGCTAACACCTTCGGGACATTTGCGCTGCTCTTGCTTTTTGCATTGGGTGGTTTTATCCTCTCCAGAG ATGATATAAAGAAATGGTGGATATGGGGCTACTGGATATCGCCTTTGATGTACGGGACAAATGCAATGGTGATTAACGAGTTCCTGGGGAACAATTGGAAACAA CTTGGAAACACAACGGAACCCCTGGGAGTTAGAGTATTGAAGTCGCGCAATTTCTTTACCGAAGCACGTTGGTATTGGATAGGCATAGGGGCAACAGTTGGATTCATCCTAgttttcaacatctttttcaCAGTGGCTCTTGCTTTTCTTAACC CATTTGGGAAGTCACAGACTGTAAAGTCAGATGAACCAGAAAGCAATGAACAAGGGCAGAATACCGGAGAAGGCATACAGTTAACACAAAGAGGAAACAACTCAAGTCATCAGGGGTCCTCATCTGTAAGAGCAGAAGCTGCTGTTGAGGGCAGTCATAATGGGAAAAGAGGAATGGTTCTTCCTTTTGATCAACATTCAATAACCTTTGATGACGTAATATATTCCGTTGACATGCCACAG GAAATGAAGAGCCAGGGTGTTGTTGAGGATAAATTGGTGCTTCTGAAGGGTGTGAGTGGTGCTTTCAGGCCAGGCGTTCTCACAGCTCTGATGGGTGTTAGTGGTGCTGGTAAAACAACTCTGATGGATGTGCTGGCCGGTAGGAAAACTGGTGGATATATTGATGGGAACATCACAATTTCAGGGTACCCAAAGAATCAAGAAACATTTGCTCGAATTTCAGGGTACTGTGAGCAAAATGACATTCATTCTCCTCATGTTACTGTGTATGAGTCCTTGCTCTACTCAGCATGGCTCCGCTTATCCTCTGAAGTTGATTCAGACACCAGAAAG ATGTTCATCGAGGAAGTCATGGAGCTTGTGGAGCTAAAGCCATTGAGGCATGCACTAGTTGGGTTGCCTGGTGTGAATGGTCTCTCTACCGAGCAGCGCAAGAGGCTCACTATTGCAGTTGAGCTTGTGGCAAACCCCTCCATAATATTCATGGATGAGCCAACTTCGGGTCTAGATGCAAGAGCTGCTGCTATTGTTATGAGAACAGTGAGGAACACAGTGGACACTGGAAGAACAGTTGTGTGTACCATCCATCAGCCAAGCATTGACATATTTGAAGCTTTTGATGAG CTTTTCCTAATGAAGCGTGGAGGACAAGAGATATATGTTGGGCCATTGGGTCGCCACTCTTCCCATCTTATCAAGTATTTCGAG AGTGTTGACGGagtcaaaaaaattaaagatggcTATAATCCAGCAACTTGGATGTTGGAAGTTACAACTTCTGGGGAAGAGATGGCTTTAGGTGTTGATTTTACTACTGTGTATAGGAACTCAGATCTATACAG GAGGAACAAAGCACTGATTAAAGAGTTGAGCAAGCCTGCTCCTGGTTCAAACGACCTCTACTTCGCAACTCAATATTCACAGTCATTTTTCACTCAATGCATGGCTTGCTTATGGAAACTACGCTGGTCCTATTGGCGCAACCCACCGTACACTGCCGTAAGATTTGTCTTCACAGTTTTCATAGCCCTGACATTTGGGACAATGTTCTGGGACCTTGGCTCCAAGTT CAACAAGCAACAAGATGTGTTTAATGCGATGGGTTCCATATATGCTGCTGTTCTCTTCCTGGGCATCCAAAATTCTTCATCCGTGCAGCCTGTTGTGGCTGTTGAACGAACTGTCTTCTACAGAGAAAGAGCTGCTGGAATGTATTCAGCCTTGCCATATGCATTTGCACAG GTCGCAATTGAGATCCCATATGTCTTTTGCCAAGCTGCTGTGTATGGCATCATAGTTTATTCTATGATTGGATTTGAATGGACCGCTGCCAAATTCTTTTGGTATCTATTTTTCATGTACTTCACATTGCTCTACTTCACCTTTTACGGCATGATGAGTGTGGCTATGACACCAAACCACCATATTGCCGCCATAACATCCTCTGCGTTTTATGGATTATGGAACCTATTTTCAGGATTCATGATCCCAAGACCT AGGATTCCTATATGGTGGAGATGGTACTACTGGGCATGTCCTGTTGCTTGGACCTTGTATGGTTTGTTTGTTTCGCAATTTGGAGATATAAAGGATGTCATTGAGGACACCGGTGACACAGTGGAAGGTTTTGTGAAAAACTACTTTGGATTTGAACGTGATTTTCTGGGAGTGGTGGCGGGTGTGGTTGTCGCCTGGACGGTGCTCTTTGCATTTATCTTCGCCTTTGCCATCAAGGCGTTTAATTTCCAAAGGCGatag